From a region of the Agromyces ramosus genome:
- a CDS encoding NUDIX hydrolase, whose product MTTAIYAAGAVCWRLIDGKVHVLVIHRTVHGDVTIPKGKVDPGESLPRTAVREIAEETGLDVALGVPLGISRYALPSGREKIVHYWAAEVSERAVQRSTFKPNAEVAALEWVTIKRARGYLSYAPDVEILDTFAKLVDQGVTSTFALVLVRHGKAVGRSGWKGPDAARPLTERGVTQAAALVDTITAWSPRRIVSSPAVRCVTTVAPLGAATGIQVKRDDGISQDAWEAGHDEVRRVVGKRVRSGKSAVLCSHGPVLPEIMREIALATATPLGSYVTDAAGLEPGAFSVAHLSATNSGSGIIAIETHAPRA is encoded by the coding sequence GTGACGACGGCGATCTACGCCGCAGGCGCCGTGTGCTGGCGCCTGATCGACGGCAAGGTCCACGTGCTGGTCATCCACCGCACGGTCCACGGCGATGTCACGATCCCGAAGGGCAAGGTCGATCCCGGCGAGTCGCTCCCCCGCACCGCGGTGCGTGAGATCGCCGAAGAGACGGGGCTCGACGTCGCGCTGGGCGTGCCGCTCGGCATCTCGCGCTATGCACTGCCGAGCGGCCGGGAGAAGATCGTGCACTACTGGGCCGCCGAGGTGAGCGAGCGGGCCGTGCAGCGATCGACGTTCAAGCCGAACGCCGAGGTCGCCGCCCTCGAGTGGGTCACCATCAAGCGCGCCCGCGGCTACCTGAGCTACGCACCCGACGTCGAGATCCTCGACACCTTCGCCAAGCTCGTCGACCAGGGTGTCACGAGCACGTTCGCACTCGTGCTCGTGCGTCACGGCAAGGCCGTGGGCCGGTCGGGCTGGAAGGGCCCGGATGCCGCGCGGCCGCTCACCGAGCGGGGCGTCACGCAGGCTGCCGCCCTCGTCGACACGATCACGGCGTGGTCCCCGCGTCGCATCGTGTCGAGCCCGGCCGTGCGCTGCGTCACGACGGTCGCGCCGCTGGGCGCGGCCACCGGCATCCAGGTCAAGCGCGACGACGGCATCAGCCAGGACGCCTGGGAGGCTGGGCACGACGAGGTGCGCCGGGTCGTCGGCAAGCGCGTCCGGTCGGGCAAGTCAGCGGTGCTCTGCAGCCATGGCCCGGTGCTGCCCGAGATCATGCGCGAGATCGCACTCGCCACCGCGACCCCGCTCGGCTCCTATGTCACGGATGCCGCGGGCCTCGAGCCCGGCGCCTTCAGCGTCGCGCACCTCTCGGCCACGAACTCGGGCTCCGGCATCATCGCGATCGAGACGCACGCCCCTCGCGCCTGA
- a CDS encoding phosphate ABC transporter substrate-binding protein PstS — MNLKRFGVPAVIAVTAAIALSSCASNEGGGDAPESASTLSGNLVGAGASSQDAAQQSWIAGFQTANPDVTIDYDPSGSGAGRETFLEGASDFAGSDRAFSDEEIAAGGFAKCAPDSSIVELPLYVSPIAVIFNLEGVDTLDLDAATIAGIFAGTITKWNDPAIAATNSDATLPDLAITPVHRSDDSGTTENFTEYLGAAAPDVWTYEADGVWPFEGGEAAQGTSGVVDAVTNGTGTIGYADASRAGDLGTVAVQVGDEFVPYSPEAAAAIVDASPFVEGRAEGDLALEIDRTSEEAGVYPIVLVSYLIACQQYEDTANVELVKSYLSYIASPEGQDVAATDAGSAPISDSLREQITAAIDSIQ, encoded by the coding sequence GTGAATCTCAAGCGTTTCGGCGTGCCCGCCGTCATCGCCGTCACGGCGGCGATCGCGCTCAGCTCCTGTGCCTCGAACGAAGGCGGCGGCGACGCCCCCGAGTCGGCCTCGACGCTCTCGGGCAACCTCGTCGGCGCCGGCGCCTCCTCGCAGGACGCCGCCCAGCAGTCGTGGATCGCCGGTTTCCAGACCGCGAACCCCGACGTGACGATCGACTACGACCCCTCCGGCTCGGGTGCCGGTCGCGAGACCTTCCTCGAGGGGGCCAGCGACTTCGCCGGCTCCGACCGCGCGTTCAGCGACGAGGAGATCGCCGCGGGCGGCTTCGCGAAGTGCGCCCCCGACTCCTCGATCGTCGAGCTTCCGCTCTACGTCTCGCCGATCGCCGTGATCTTCAACCTCGAGGGCGTCGACACGCTCGACCTCGACGCGGCCACGATCGCCGGCATCTTCGCGGGCACGATCACGAAGTGGAACGACCCGGCCATCGCCGCGACGAACTCCGACGCGACCCTGCCCGACCTCGCGATCACGCCCGTGCACCGTTCCGACGACTCGGGAACGACCGAGAACTTCACCGAGTACCTCGGCGCAGCGGCTCCCGACGTGTGGACCTACGAGGCCGACGGCGTCTGGCCGTTCGAGGGCGGCGAGGCCGCTCAGGGCACCTCGGGTGTCGTCGACGCCGTGACCAACGGCACCGGCACCATCGGCTACGCGGATGCCTCGCGCGCCGGTGACCTCGGCACCGTCGCGGTGCAGGTCGGCGACGAGTTCGTGCCGTACTCGCCCGAGGCCGCTGCGGCCATCGTCGACGCGTCGCCGTTCGTCGAAGGACGCGCCGAGGGCGACCTCGCCCTCGAGATCGACCGCACCTCCGAAGAGGCGGGGGTCTACCCGATCGTGCTCGTGAGCTACCTCATCGCGTGCCAGCAGTATGAGGACACGGCGAACGTCGAGCTCGTGAAGTCCTACCTCTCGTACATCGCGAGCCCCGAGGGCCAGGATGTGGCCGCGACCGACGCCGGCTCGGCGCCGATCTCGGACTCGCTCCGCGAACAGATCACTGCTGCGATCGACTCGATCCAGTAG
- the pstA gene encoding phosphate ABC transporter permease PstA: protein MTMTTKPRPATAVASPIANSLTAGRLPTSAPWVILGTAVAVAAAVFGVFALAGGTGFDWGGALLVGALLYVPAIWLFSTLVEGRRRAMDRLVTALVTAAFVLAVIPLISLTITVVTFGLSRFDAEFFTYSMRNVTGEGGGALHAIVGTLLMTGTAALISIPIGLLTSVYLVEYGRGRLAQGITFLVDVMTGIPSIVAGLFAYALFAIFLGPGVRLGIAGAVSLAVLMIPVVVRSSEEMLRLVPNELREAAYALGVPKWLTIVKIVLPTSIAGITTGVMLAIARVIGETAPLLIAAGFTASMNYNLFEGRMQSLPVFVYTQYANQGNPPEAYLDRAWAAALTLILIVMALNLIARLVARYFAPKFGR from the coding sequence ATGACCATGACGACGAAGCCCCGACCGGCGACCGCGGTCGCGTCGCCGATCGCGAACTCGCTGACGGCGGGTCGCCTGCCGACCTCCGCCCCGTGGGTCATCCTCGGCACCGCCGTCGCCGTCGCGGCCGCCGTGTTCGGGGTGTTCGCCCTCGCCGGCGGCACCGGGTTCGACTGGGGTGGCGCGCTTCTCGTGGGCGCCCTGCTCTACGTCCCGGCCATCTGGCTCTTCTCCACCCTCGTCGAGGGCCGTCGCCGCGCGATGGACCGGCTCGTCACGGCGCTCGTGACCGCGGCGTTCGTGCTCGCGGTCATCCCGCTGATCTCGCTCACCATCACGGTCGTGACCTTCGGCCTGTCCCGCTTCGACGCCGAGTTCTTCACCTACTCGATGCGCAACGTCACCGGCGAGGGCGGCGGCGCGCTGCACGCCATCGTCGGCACCCTGCTCATGACGGGCACGGCAGCGCTCATCTCCATCCCGATCGGGCTCCTGACCTCGGTCTACCTGGTCGAGTACGGCCGCGGCCGGCTCGCGCAGGGGATCACCTTCCTGGTCGACGTCATGACCGGCATCCCGTCGATCGTCGCCGGCCTCTTCGCCTACGCCCTCTTCGCGATCTTCCTCGGCCCGGGGGTGCGCCTCGGCATCGCGGGCGCGGTGTCGCTCGCGGTGCTCATGATCCCGGTGGTGGTGCGCTCGAGCGAGGAGATGCTGCGGCTCGTGCCGAACGAACTGCGTGAGGCGGCCTACGCCCTCGGCGTGCCGAAGTGGCTGACGATCGTGAAGATCGTGCTGCCCACGTCGATCGCGGGCATCACCACGGGCGTCATGCTCGCCATCGCCCGTGTCATCGGCGAGACCGCTCCCCTGCTCATCGCCGCCGGCTTCACGGCGAGCATGAACTACAACCTCTTCGAGGGCCGCATGCAGTCGCTGCCGGTCTTCGTGTACACGCAGTACGCGAATCAGGGCAACCCGCCCGAGGCGTACCTCGACCGGGCCTGGGCGGCCGCCCTCACCCTCATCCTCATCGTCATGGCGCTGAACCTCATCGCCCGACTCGTCGCCCGCTACTTCGCCCCGAAGTTCGGCCGCTGA
- the pstB gene encoding phosphate ABC transporter ATP-binding protein PstB encodes MSKRIEVRDLNVYYSKFLAVADVSLEIEPRSVTAFIGPSGCGKSTFLRTLNRMHEVIPGARVEGEVLIDGNNLYDPEVDPVLVRRQVGMVFQRPNPFPTMSIKENVLAGVKLNNKRISKSDADELAEKSLRGANLWNEVKDRLDRPGSSLSGGQQQRLCIARAIAVSPEVILMDEPCSALDPISTLAIEDLIEELKQDYTIVIVTHNMQQASRVSDRTAFFNIAGTGKPGNLIEYDDTTTIFSNPSVKATEDYVSGRFG; translated from the coding sequence GTGTCCAAGCGCATCGAAGTCCGTGACCTCAACGTCTACTACAGCAAGTTCCTTGCCGTGGCCGACGTGAGCCTCGAGATCGAGCCCCGCAGCGTCACCGCGTTCATCGGCCCGTCGGGCTGCGGAAAGTCCACGTTCCTCCGCACCCTGAACCGCATGCACGAGGTGATTCCCGGTGCCCGTGTCGAGGGCGAGGTGCTCATCGACGGCAACAACCTCTACGACCCCGAGGTCGACCCGGTGCTCGTGCGACGCCAGGTCGGCATGGTGTTCCAGCGACCCAACCCGTTCCCGACGATGTCGATCAAGGAGAACGTGCTCGCGGGCGTCAAGCTCAACAACAAGCGCATCTCGAAGTCCGATGCCGACGAGCTCGCGGAGAAGTCGCTGCGCGGCGCGAACCTCTGGAACGAGGTGAAGGACCGCCTCGACCGCCCCGGCTCCAGCCTCTCGGGCGGCCAGCAGCAGCGACTGTGCATCGCACGCGCGATCGCCGTCTCCCCCGAGGTGATCCTCATGGACGAGCCGTGCTCGGCGCTCGACCCGATCTCGACCCTTGCCATCGAGGACCTCATCGAGGAGCTCAAGCAGGACTACACGATCGTCATCGTCACGCACAACATGCAGCAGGCGTCTCGCGTGTCCGACCGCACCGCCTTCTTCAACATCGCGGGGACCGGCAAGCCCGGCAACCTCATCGAGTACGACGACACGACGACGATCTTCTCGAACCCCTCGGTCAAGGCGACGGAGGACTACGTCTCGGGCCGCTTCGGCTGA
- a CDS encoding aminodeoxychorismate lyase: MAPTVTLLIQPLPSGEVGADLDATFREVDASAPALRVGELSTQRGDGIFETIGVVDGHAQEARAHLERLRNSARICELPEPNLPQWEAAIARAVGSLPATGEYALKLVLSRGVEHGPAPTAWLHASAAADFTAAREHGIRVVTLDRGYARGTAERAPWLLLGAKTLSYAVNMAALREAKRRGADDTIFVTSDGYVMEGPTSSVIIRRGGVYATPAPSGAILHGTTQQSLFEHVEAAGGRTEYRDIAVEELTTADAAWLVSSVRLAAGITDVDGTSVPYDADETRELNAYLLSPRD, encoded by the coding sequence ATGGCCCCGACCGTCACGCTCCTCATCCAACCGCTGCCCTCCGGTGAGGTCGGCGCCGATCTCGACGCGACGTTCCGCGAGGTCGATGCCTCGGCACCCGCGCTCCGCGTCGGCGAGCTGTCGACCCAGCGCGGCGACGGCATCTTCGAGACGATCGGCGTCGTCGACGGCCACGCGCAGGAGGCCAGGGCGCATCTCGAGCGCCTCCGCAACTCCGCCCGCATCTGCGAGCTGCCCGAGCCGAACCTGCCGCAGTGGGAGGCCGCCATCGCCCGCGCGGTCGGGTCGCTCCCGGCGACGGGGGAGTACGCGCTGAAGCTCGTGCTGAGCCGGGGCGTCGAGCACGGCCCCGCCCCGACCGCGTGGCTGCACGCCTCGGCGGCGGCCGACTTCACCGCCGCGCGCGAGCACGGCATCCGGGTCGTCACCCTCGATCGCGGGTACGCCCGCGGCACCGCCGAACGAGCCCCATGGCTGTTGCTCGGCGCGAAGACGCTGAGCTACGCCGTGAACATGGCGGCGCTCCGCGAGGCGAAACGCCGCGGCGCCGACGACACGATCTTCGTCACGAGCGACGGCTACGTCATGGAAGGGCCGACGTCGAGCGTCATCATCCGACGCGGCGGCGTCTACGCGACGCCGGCGCCCTCGGGCGCCATCCTGCACGGCACCACCCAGCAGAGCCTGTTCGAGCACGTCGAGGCGGCAGGCGGGCGCACCGAGTACCGCGACATCGCCGTCGAAGAGCTCACGACGGCGGATGCCGCGTGGCTCGTCTCGAGCGTGCGCCTCGCCGCCGGCATCACCGACGTCGACGGGACATCCGTGCCCTACGACGCCGACGAGACCCGCGAGCTCAACGCCTACCTGCTGAGCCCGCGCGACTGA
- a CDS encoding response regulator transcription factor: MTDRTGDPRIRVAVADDQELIRSAVSAMIEAHDDLDLVLEASDGAELLESLRARRVDVVLMDIRMPRLDGIAATERLVAAHPGTRVLVLTTYDLDEYVFAAIRAGASGFLTKDASSEELAAAIRAVHVGDAVVAPRATASLIDFVARAPEPPDHDALLARFTPRERDVLMALLTGASNDVIAARLHLTGNTVKTHLKSILSKLALPDRVHVVIWGFEHGLAGPKGGRESDSSRGNEPPPSLV; encoded by the coding sequence ATGACTGACCGCACCGGCGACCCGCGGATCCGGGTCGCCGTCGCCGACGATCAGGAGCTCATCCGCTCAGCCGTGAGCGCGATGATCGAGGCGCACGACGACCTCGACCTCGTGCTCGAGGCATCCGACGGTGCAGAGCTCCTCGAGTCGCTGCGCGCCCGCCGCGTCGACGTGGTGCTGATGGACATCCGGATGCCGCGCCTCGACGGCATCGCCGCGACCGAGCGGCTCGTCGCGGCGCATCCGGGCACCCGCGTGCTCGTGCTCACGACGTACGACCTCGACGAATACGTGTTCGCGGCGATTCGCGCCGGCGCAAGCGGATTCCTCACGAAGGACGCCTCGAGCGAGGAGCTCGCCGCGGCCATCCGCGCAGTGCACGTGGGCGATGCGGTCGTCGCGCCGCGCGCCACCGCGAGCCTCATCGACTTCGTGGCACGGGCACCCGAACCGCCCGACCACGACGCGCTGCTCGCCCGATTCACCCCTCGCGAGCGCGACGTGCTCATGGCACTGCTGACCGGCGCGTCGAACGACGTGATCGCCGCGCGCCTCCACCTCACCGGCAACACCGTGAAGACGCACCTCAAGTCGATTCTCAGCAAGCTCGCGCTTCCTGATCGCGTCCACGTCGTGATCTGGGGTTTCGAACACGGGCTCGCCGGGCCGAAGGGTGGGCGCGAGTCCGATTCGTCGCGCGGGAATGAACCACCCCCGAGCCTCGTTTAG
- a CDS encoding sensor histidine kinase has protein sequence MGASSDSRSTSSAGRGVAASGEPDREARPPTVADWVWAAACAAALLPVTVVELVREAGEAPDAVWLAGTIVLFVVLHLTVVVRRRSPRLALFGASAVMLLLTVASLPGTSSIAVLLPSSAAYLVFVFTAAASDDPWADVPSIVLGLLGAALITAVAIAHGPVPEARALISLGGFLVASIAAAWALGRYRRESRRKRAAQELGRRQSAELRLQGERAAVADERRRIGRELHDVISHSLAVMVAQAEASRVLLDRDETRARTAIEHVVSTGRTAMTDMRGLLAVLAEPPARAGAAAADAASPEPREPSPGFAELAALVERSAALGRAAVLTETGVPRPVSPGTALTVYRVVQESLTNTLKHTAPPTTSEVRLAWTTDGLVVTVVDDGALPAGQTSPSPVAPGRGIRGMRDRVEQAGGHFESGAGPHGGWQVRATFPDPEAVAHD, from the coding sequence ATGGGTGCATCGTCTGACTCTCGCTCCACGTCGTCGGCAGGCCGCGGCGTGGCGGCATCCGGCGAGCCCGACCGGGAAGCCCGGCCGCCGACGGTGGCCGACTGGGTCTGGGCGGCCGCGTGTGCCGCCGCGCTCCTGCCGGTGACCGTCGTCGAGCTCGTTCGCGAGGCTGGCGAGGCGCCCGATGCCGTCTGGCTCGCGGGCACGATCGTCCTCTTCGTCGTGCTGCACCTCACGGTGGTCGTTCGCCGCCGGTCGCCGCGCCTCGCGCTGTTCGGGGCATCCGCCGTGATGCTCCTGCTCACCGTCGCGAGCCTCCCGGGCACGTCCTCGATCGCGGTGCTGCTGCCGAGCAGCGCCGCCTACCTCGTCTTCGTCTTCACGGCAGCCGCGAGCGACGACCCGTGGGCGGATGTCCCGTCCATCGTGCTCGGACTGCTCGGCGCCGCGCTCATCACCGCGGTCGCCATCGCGCACGGCCCGGTCCCCGAGGCCCGGGCGCTCATCTCCCTCGGCGGCTTCCTCGTCGCCTCGATCGCCGCGGCGTGGGCACTCGGACGCTACCGTCGGGAATCGCGCAGGAAGCGGGCCGCTCAAGAGCTGGGGCGCCGGCAGTCCGCCGAGCTCAGGCTGCAGGGGGAGCGCGCGGCCGTGGCCGATGAGCGCCGGCGCATCGGCCGGGAGTTGCACGACGTCATCTCCCACTCGCTCGCCGTGATGGTCGCCCAGGCCGAGGCCTCACGAGTGCTGCTCGACCGTGATGAGACCCGCGCGCGCACGGCGATCGAGCACGTGGTGTCGACCGGTCGCACGGCGATGACCGACATGCGCGGGCTCCTCGCGGTGCTCGCCGAACCGCCGGCCCGTGCGGGCGCTGCCGCTGCGGACGCCGCGAGCCCCGAACCACGCGAACCCAGCCCCGGCTTCGCCGAGCTGGCGGCACTCGTCGAGCGCTCGGCTGCTCTCGGACGAGCCGCGGTGCTCACCGAGACGGGCGTTCCCCGCCCGGTCAGCCCGGGCACCGCGCTCACCGTCTACCGCGTGGTGCAGGAGTCCCTGACGAACACGCTGAAGCACACGGCGCCGCCCACGACGAGCGAGGTGCGGCTGGCCTGGACGACTGACGGGCTCGTGGTCACCGTCGTCGACGACGGTGCGCTTCCCGCGGGGCAGACGAGCCCGTCGCCAGTCGCTCCGGGCCGCGGCATCCGGGGCATGCGCGACCGGGTCGAGCAGGCCGGCGGGCACTTCGAGAGCGGGGCGGGCCCGCACGGGGGTTGGCAGGTCAGGGCGACGTTCCCCGATCCCGAGGCGGTCGCGCATGACTGA
- a CDS encoding DNA-directed RNA polymerase subunit beta codes for MASDFHRPTRFPPGMFEGFLGGEDPARISRVAHDTAAALLARVRDDPDPEVVARLVSYTDEHGIDAIAELWSQASAKSLPGALWRVYLLRTLIRQDPQGLSLAFQRGSELSHTIDPVVAGAPVPAGPDEVRELADRILHGLFTGDFAVALDRAAAFARVAATGFASHADDADAADAVQPDRPAALTTRALRLTELADELSSCARLWRRDALD; via the coding sequence ATGGCTTCAGACTTCCACCGCCCCACGCGATTCCCGCCAGGCATGTTCGAGGGATTCCTCGGCGGCGAGGACCCGGCGCGCATCAGTCGCGTCGCGCACGACACCGCCGCGGCGCTCCTCGCCCGCGTGCGCGACGATCCCGATCCCGAGGTCGTCGCCCGACTGGTGTCGTACACCGACGAGCACGGCATCGATGCGATCGCCGAGCTCTGGTCCCAGGCATCGGCGAAGAGCCTTCCCGGCGCGCTCTGGCGCGTGTACCTGTTGCGCACGCTCATCCGGCAGGATCCCCAGGGCCTCAGCCTCGCGTTCCAGCGCGGCTCCGAGTTGTCGCACACGATCGACCCGGTCGTCGCCGGGGCACCCGTCCCGGCCGGACCCGATGAGGTGCGCGAGCTCGCCGACCGCATCCTCCACGGGCTGTTCACGGGTGATTTCGCGGTCGCCCTCGACCGAGCCGCTGCGTTCGCCCGGGTCGCGGCGACGGGGTTCGCGAGCCACGCCGACGACGCGGATGCCGCCGATGCCGTGCAACCCGATCGACCGGCCGCGCTCACGACCCGGGCGCTGCGGCTCACCGAGCTCGCCGACGAGTTGTCGTCGTGTGCGAGGCTCTGGCGCCGCGACGCCCTCGACTGA
- a CDS encoding LLM class F420-dependent oxidoreductase has translation MRVGMFLNYAGGFREAADEVAELEAAGVDLIAVPEAYSFDAVSQLGFLAARTSTIALASGILQLYTRTPTLTAMTAAGLDYVSDGRFELGIGASGPQVIEGFHGVRYDAPLGRTREIVDICRMTWRREPVVHEGRHYKIPLPEGEGTGLGKPLKLINHPVRERIPITIASLGQKSVEQTAEIADGWLPMFFHPERAAEVWGEALAAGRARRSPELGELDVFASPALAITDHPEQVLSLVKPNLALYIGGMGARGKNFYNDLIASYGFAAEAARIQDLYLAGRKDEAIAAVPDELVRAVSLIGPASYVAERVAAFAAAGVTTLTVTPLARSSAERVALMSGFRALVG, from the coding sequence ATGCGCGTCGGCATGTTCCTGAACTACGCGGGCGGCTTCCGCGAGGCGGCCGACGAGGTCGCCGAGCTCGAAGCGGCGGGCGTCGACCTCATCGCCGTGCCCGAGGCGTACTCGTTCGACGCGGTGAGCCAGCTCGGCTTCCTCGCAGCGCGCACCTCGACGATCGCGCTCGCCTCCGGCATCCTGCAGCTCTACACACGCACCCCCACACTCACCGCGATGACGGCAGCAGGCCTCGACTACGTCTCCGACGGCCGGTTCGAGCTCGGCATCGGGGCATCCGGCCCGCAGGTCATCGAGGGCTTCCACGGCGTGCGCTACGACGCGCCGCTCGGCCGCACGCGCGAGATCGTCGACATCTGCCGCATGACCTGGCGACGCGAGCCGGTCGTGCACGAGGGCCGCCACTACAAGATCCCGCTGCCCGAGGGCGAGGGAACGGGGCTCGGCAAACCGCTGAAGCTCATCAACCACCCGGTGCGCGAGCGCATCCCCATCACGATCGCTTCACTGGGCCAGAAGTCGGTCGAGCAGACCGCCGAGATCGCCGACGGCTGGCTCCCGATGTTCTTCCACCCTGAGCGGGCGGCCGAGGTCTGGGGCGAGGCGCTCGCCGCCGGGCGGGCGCGCCGTTCGCCCGAGCTCGGCGAACTCGACGTCTTCGCGAGCCCCGCGCTCGCGATCACCGACCACCCCGAGCAGGTGCTGTCACTCGTGAAGCCCAACCTCGCGCTCTACATCGGCGGCATGGGTGCGCGGGGCAAGAACTTCTACAACGACCTCATCGCGAGCTACGGGTTCGCCGCCGAGGCGGCACGCATCCAGGACCTGTACCTCGCGGGGCGCAAGGACGAGGCGATCGCCGCCGTTCCCGACGAGCTCGTGCGCGCGGTGTCGCTCATCGGCCCCGCGTCGTATGTCGCCGAGCGGGTCGCGGCCTTCGCGGCGGCGGGTGTGACCACGCTCACGGTCACGCCGCTCGCGCGCTCCTCCGCCGAGCGGGTGGCGCTGATGTCCGGCTTCCGCGCCCTCGTCGGCTGA
- a CDS encoding anti-sigma factor, whose product MTERNQHDDERAGRDDGREAELDSLEAFRGLAAAYALDAVDDDERAAYERAVDESPELRDEADRYAETAALLAALAEPVEPPPAMRHRLMSRLDELPQQSTDAPSSAPPAPEPARQPAPGPAEHAAQRRWFQRPAAILAGAAAAILLIAGAIVGANWPGPNGWGAQREMAAIAAAPDVQTTTHEVPDGGEVTLYWSADEGRSAVVVEGLPDVGDDSTYELWYLDDSGATSAGTFDVQGEETWRVLDGRFAPGVAVGVTVEPAGGSPQPTTEPIVVIET is encoded by the coding sequence ATGACCGAACGCAACCAGCACGATGACGAGCGGGCCGGTCGCGACGACGGGCGCGAGGCTGAGCTCGATTCCCTCGAGGCGTTCCGCGGGCTGGCGGCAGCGTACGCCCTCGATGCCGTCGACGACGACGAGCGCGCCGCCTACGAGCGGGCCGTCGACGAGTCGCCCGAGCTGCGCGACGAGGCCGACCGCTACGCCGAGACGGCCGCCCTGCTCGCGGCGCTCGCCGAGCCGGTCGAACCCCCGCCGGCCATGAGGCATCGGCTGATGTCGCGGCTCGACGAACTCCCGCAGCAGTCGACGGATGCCCCGTCCTCCGCTCCGCCGGCGCCCGAGCCCGCACGGCAACCGGCACCCGGCCCCGCCGAGCACGCCGCCCAGCGGCGCTGGTTCCAGCGACCGGCCGCGATCCTGGCCGGAGCGGCGGCCGCCATCCTGCTCATCGCCGGGGCGATCGTCGGCGCCAACTGGCCGGGGCCCAACGGCTGGGGGGCGCAGCGTGAGATGGCGGCGATCGCCGCGGCGCCCGACGTGCAGACCACGACCCACGAGGTGCCCGACGGGGGTGAGGTCACCCTGTACTGGTCGGCCGACGAGGGCCGTTCGGCCGTGGTCGTCGAGGGGCTGCCCGATGTCGGCGACGACTCGACCTACGAGCTCTGGTACCTCGACGACTCCGGGGCGACCTCCGCGGGGACCTTCGACGTGCAGGGCGAGGAGACCTGGCGGGTGCTCGACGGGCGGTTCGCGCCGGGCGTCGCCGTCGGAGTGACGGTCGAGCCCGCCGGCGGTTCGCCACAACCCACCACCGAACCGATCGTGGTCATCGAGACGTAG
- the sigK gene encoding ECF RNA polymerase sigma factor SigK, protein MLEYVADGGGEGTAPIPGPTAEELLAQVGTGDRAAFGALYDATAARVFGLVRRLVVDPAQAEEVTQDVYLEIWQTAPRFDLARGSALTWMFTLAHRRAVDRIRASQAARERDLRIGARDLDVPVDTVAEAVEVRVEHERVQGALGELSELQRECVSLAYYGGLTQREISDRLEVPLGTVKTRLRDGMIRLRTALGVTT, encoded by the coding sequence ATGCTGGAATACGTGGCTGACGGCGGCGGTGAGGGCACGGCGCCCATTCCCGGTCCGACCGCCGAGGAGCTCCTCGCGCAGGTCGGCACCGGTGACCGGGCCGCATTCGGCGCCCTCTACGACGCGACCGCCGCTCGGGTCTTCGGTCTCGTGCGACGCCTCGTGGTCGACCCCGCGCAGGCCGAGGAGGTGACGCAAGACGTGTATCTCGAGATCTGGCAGACCGCCCCGCGCTTCGACCTGGCTCGCGGCAGTGCGCTCACCTGGATGTTCACCCTCGCCCATCGGCGGGCGGTCGACCGCATCCGCGCGTCGCAGGCCGCACGCGAACGAGACCTCCGCATCGGCGCACGCGACCTCGACGTGCCGGTCGACACCGTCGCCGAGGCCGTCGAGGTGCGGGTCGAGCACGAACGGGTGCAGGGCGCACTCGGCGAGCTCAGCGAGTTGCAGCGCGAGTGCGTCTCGCTCGCCTACTACGGCGGGCTGACCCAGCGCGAGATCTCCGACCGGCTCGAGGTGCCACTCGGCACCGTGAAGACACGCTTGCGCGACGGGATGATCCGATTGCGAACCGCATTGGGGGTGACGACATGA